In a single window of the Ciconia boyciana chromosome 7, ASM3463844v1, whole genome shotgun sequence genome:
- the GAL3ST2 gene encoding galactose-3-O-sulfotransferase 2 isoform X1, giving the protein MPDKAGVCTLIRPAGRSNSVSFTSYKLEATKATTLRSRTMREDPLASRTVERITRHIKCLIIFNLCLGLIFLSGFFHMKNKNYIISKSHEGLLIPSTPCDTKTNVMFLKTHKTASSTVLNIMFRFAERYNLTVALPAGQLVHLGYPNTFLAHFVEEFQAIGQNYNIMCNHLRFNPSEVQKVMAANTFYFSILRNPIPLLESSYVYYKDSVPAFRTSKDVNEYLVSPMKYYHPANYEQNIYARNIMWFDFGYDNNAEDNKKYIQAVLKEIEQNFHLILIADYFDESMILLKHALCWDLDDVIYFKLNSRSQDTVQTLTPESEERIKAWCSLDWKLYLHFNQSFWRRLEETIGLEELEKEVNHLRMRQKELIETCLSDQEAVGKDHIKNKALLPFQSGATNILGYNLKQDLDNGTLRTCQKMVMPELQYTSYLYAVQHPHKKRKQLGLPLLWTTFQERMQLPTPN; this is encoded by the exons ATGCCAGATAAAGCTGGTGTTTGCACTCTCATAAGGCCAGCTGGAAGGAGCAATTCAGTGTCTTTCACATCGTACAAGCTGGAGGCTACAAAAGCCACCACCCTGCGCAGCAGGACCATGCGTGAGGACCCCTTGGCCAGCAGGACAGTAGAAAGGATCACCAG GCATATCAAATGTCTCATCATTTTCAACCTTTGCTTGGGACTCATCTTCCTGTCGGGATTCTTCcatatgaagaataaaaattacat AATCTCAAAGAGCCACGAGGGGCTGCTGATACCTTCCACGCCTTGTGACACCAAGACTAACGTCATGTTCCTCAAGACCCACAAGACGGCCAGCAGCACTGTCTTGAACATCATGTTCAGGTTTGCGGAGAGGTACAACCTCACCGTCGCCCTCCCAGCTGGCCAGCTCGTCCACCTGGGCTACCCAAATACCTTCCTGGCCCACTTTGTGGAGGAATTCCAAGCCATAGGACAAAACTATAACATCATGTGCAACCACCTGCGGTTTAACCCCTCAGAG GTGCAAAAGGTGATGGCAGCAAACACCTTCTACTTCTCCATCCTGAGGAACCCCATTCCTCTGCTGGAGTCTTCCTATGTCTACTACAAGGACAGTGTCCCTGCCTTCAGAACCTCCAAGGATGTAAACGAGTACCTGGTGTCACCCATGAAGTATTACCATCCAGCAAATTATGAGCAAAACATCTACGCCAGGAATATAATGTGGTTTGACTTTGGCTATGATAACAATGCAGAGGACAACAAAAAGTACATCCAGGCGGTCTTGAAGGAGATTGAACAGAACTTCCACCTGATCTTGATAGCAGACTACTTTGATGAGTCCATGATCCTCTTGAAGCACGCTTTGTGCTGGGATCTGGATGACGTGATTTACTTTAAGCTCAATTCCAGAAGCCAGGATACTGTCCAGACCTTGACTCCAGAAAGCGAGGAGCGGATAAAAGCTTGGTGCTCACTGGACTGGAAGCTCTACCTGCACTTCAACCAGAGCTTCTGGAGGAGACTTGAGGAGACCATAGGACTTGAGGAGCTGGAAAAGGAAGTGAATCACTTGCGAATGAGACAGAAGGAGCTCATAGAGACCTGTCTCTCAGACCAGGAGGCAGTGGGGAAGGATCACATCAAGAACAAAGCTCTCCTGCCTTTCCAGTCAGGGGCTACAAATATCCTTGGGTACAACCTCAAACAAGATTTAGACAATGGGACTCTCAGAACCTGCCAGAAAATGGTTATGCCAGAGCTCCAGTACACGTCCTATCTTTACGCTGTTCAACACCCGCACAAGAAGAGGAAGCAGTTAGGCTTGCCCTTGCTGTGGACCACTTTCCAGGAGAGGATGCAGCTCCCAACTCCCAACTAG
- the TM4SF19 gene encoding transmembrane 4 L6 family member 19 — translation MCVGKCSRIVGPCLLALGTVSVAANILLLFPGGASKYLAEGHISKHAKAMPGIWGGGITVLLAATHITAVGWRCAGCSDCGTRCNAFISAVLSKLALLGAAACFVLSGVGLTNGPLCFYNASEHGRGHGTLWGYPFLDAGSILYLLLSPSRRAENYLHDCRTWSICLEPAGVVAWNVVLFSLLLLISATEMVLASLQILNGCLGCLCGFCEGK, via the exons ATGTGCGTGGGGAAGTGCAGCCGGATCGTgggtccctgcctgctggcacTGGGCACGGTCTCCGTGGCAGCCAAcatcctcctgctcttccccgGTGGGGCATCAAAGTACCTGGCAGAGGGGCACATCAGCAAGCACGCCAAGGCCATGCCAGGCATCTGGGGAGGTGGCATCACC gtgctgctggcagcaacCCACATCACAGCGGTGGGGTGGCGATGTGCCGGCTGCTCCGACTGCGGCACCCGTTGCAAT GCTTTCATCTCCGCTGTGCTCTCCAAGCTTGCACTCCTGGGTGCTGCCGCCTGCTTTGTCCTCTCCGGGGTAGGTTTGACCAATGGACCCCTCTGCTTCTACAACGCCTCTGAGCATGGCCGTGGGCACGGCACCCTCTGGGGTTACCCCTTCCTGGATGCCG GGAGCATTTTGTATCTCCTCCTCTCCCCGTCACGCAGAGCAGAGAACTACCTGCACGATTGTCGCACCTGGAGCATCTGCCTGGAGCCAGCAGGTGTCGTGGCCTGGAACGTcgtcctcttctccctcctgctgctcatcAGTGCCACTGAGATGGTGCTGGCCTCCCTCCAGATCCTCAACGGCTGCCTCGGGTGCCTCTGTGGCTTTTGCGAGGGGAAGTAG
- the GAL3ST2 gene encoding galactose-3-O-sulfotransferase 2 isoform X3, giving the protein MRCLVQRAASELWQFKFWPRHIKCLIIFNLCLGLIFLSGFFHMKNKNYIISKSHEGLLIPSTPCDTKTNVMFLKTHKTASSTVLNIMFRFAERYNLTVALPAGQLVHLGYPNTFLAHFVEEFQAIGQNYNIMCNHLRFNPSEVQKVMAANTFYFSILRNPIPLLESSYVYYKDSVPAFRTSKDVNEYLVSPMKYYHPANYEQNIYARNIMWFDFGYDNNAEDNKKYIQAVLKEIEQNFHLILIADYFDESMILLKHALCWDLDDVIYFKLNSRSQDTVQTLTPESEERIKAWCSLDWKLYLHFNQSFWRRLEETIGLEELEKEVNHLRMRQKELIETCLSDQEAVGKDHIKNKALLPFQSGATNILGYNLKQDLDNGTLRTCQKMVMPELQYTSYLYAVQHPHKKRKQLGLPLLWTTFQERMQLPTPN; this is encoded by the exons ATGAGGTGCTTGGTCCAAAGGGCTGCCTCTGAGCTTTGGCAGTTTAAATTCTGGCCAAG GCATATCAAATGTCTCATCATTTTCAACCTTTGCTTGGGACTCATCTTCCTGTCGGGATTCTTCcatatgaagaataaaaattacat AATCTCAAAGAGCCACGAGGGGCTGCTGATACCTTCCACGCCTTGTGACACCAAGACTAACGTCATGTTCCTCAAGACCCACAAGACGGCCAGCAGCACTGTCTTGAACATCATGTTCAGGTTTGCGGAGAGGTACAACCTCACCGTCGCCCTCCCAGCTGGCCAGCTCGTCCACCTGGGCTACCCAAATACCTTCCTGGCCCACTTTGTGGAGGAATTCCAAGCCATAGGACAAAACTATAACATCATGTGCAACCACCTGCGGTTTAACCCCTCAGAG GTGCAAAAGGTGATGGCAGCAAACACCTTCTACTTCTCCATCCTGAGGAACCCCATTCCTCTGCTGGAGTCTTCCTATGTCTACTACAAGGACAGTGTCCCTGCCTTCAGAACCTCCAAGGATGTAAACGAGTACCTGGTGTCACCCATGAAGTATTACCATCCAGCAAATTATGAGCAAAACATCTACGCCAGGAATATAATGTGGTTTGACTTTGGCTATGATAACAATGCAGAGGACAACAAAAAGTACATCCAGGCGGTCTTGAAGGAGATTGAACAGAACTTCCACCTGATCTTGATAGCAGACTACTTTGATGAGTCCATGATCCTCTTGAAGCACGCTTTGTGCTGGGATCTGGATGACGTGATTTACTTTAAGCTCAATTCCAGAAGCCAGGATACTGTCCAGACCTTGACTCCAGAAAGCGAGGAGCGGATAAAAGCTTGGTGCTCACTGGACTGGAAGCTCTACCTGCACTTCAACCAGAGCTTCTGGAGGAGACTTGAGGAGACCATAGGACTTGAGGAGCTGGAAAAGGAAGTGAATCACTTGCGAATGAGACAGAAGGAGCTCATAGAGACCTGTCTCTCAGACCAGGAGGCAGTGGGGAAGGATCACATCAAGAACAAAGCTCTCCTGCCTTTCCAGTCAGGGGCTACAAATATCCTTGGGTACAACCTCAAACAAGATTTAGACAATGGGACTCTCAGAACCTGCCAGAAAATGGTTATGCCAGAGCTCCAGTACACGTCCTATCTTTACGCTGTTCAACACCCGCACAAGAAGAGGAAGCAGTTAGGCTTGCCCTTGCTGTGGACCACTTTCCAGGAGAGGATGCAGCTCCCAACTCCCAACTAG
- the NEU4 gene encoding sialidase-4, whose product MGSRHFPARTVLFEKESNGVTYRVPALLYLPCMAKLLAFAEERLSADDAQANLLVLRRGTVYGSYVEWEDMRVLETAMLQHHRSMNPCPLYDEFTGTLFLFFITVLGRTPEAYQIVTGQNVTRLCCVTSTDQGLSWSTATDLTQQVIGGAIKDWATFALGPGHGIQLRSGRLLVPAYSYHIDCKECFGQLCKTTPHSFAFYSDDHGQDWRFGEFIPNLQTGECQLVSVDEEDGSNVLYCNARSPLGFRVQALSTDDGAVFHGGQLVQRLVEPPHGCHGSVVGFPAPFVYVPAAPQDPMMPLQGSAHQMLPGMLPRFRYLLARPTAGDELPAMATGSHHKPAEPKEGCPTPGHHGHASGTTSVRGDPAATPSPAAFFQAPTWILYSHPTSSMSRVNMGVHLSTFPRDVESWTEPWVIYEGPSAYSDLAYMELPYNEASISGGLTIAFACLYENGTRSPYEQISFSMFTLRDVLQNIPLTATAPRRDSSCRKRGRRRCLVS is encoded by the exons ATGGGCTCCCGGCACTTCCCCGCCCGGACGGTGCTCTTCGAGAAGGAGTCCAACGGCGTCACGTACCGCGTGCCCGCCCTGCTCTACCTGCCCTGCATGGCCAAGCTGCTGGCTTTCGCGGAGGAGCGGCTGAGTGCTGACGATGCCCAAGCCAATCTGCTGGTGCTGCGCCGCGGCACTGTCTACGGGAGCTACGTGGAG TGGGAAGACATGCGTGTGCTGGAGACAGCAATGCTGCAGCACCACCGGTCGATGAACCCCTGCCCGCTCTACGACGAGTTCACTGGcaccctcttcctttttttcatcacGGTGCTGGGCAGGACACCTGAAGCATACCAGATAGTCACCGGCCAAAATGTCACCCGCCTCTGCTGTGTCACCAGCACCGACCAGGGCCTGAGCTGGAGCACGGCCACGGACCTGACACAGCAGGTCATCGGTGGGGCCATCAAAG ACTGGGCAACATTCGCGCTGGGTCCCGGGCATGGGATCCAGCTGCGGTCTGGCAGGCTGCTGGTGCCCGCCTACAGCTACCATATCGACTGCAAGGAGTGCTTCGGGCAGCTCTGCAAGACCACCCCTCATTCCTTCGCCTTCTACAGTGACGACCACGGCCAGGACTGGCGCTTCGGGGAGTTCATCCCCAACCTGCAGACAGGCGAGTGCCAGCTGGTCTCAGTGGACGAGGAGGATGGCTCCAACGTCCTCTACTGCAATGCCCGCAGCCCCTTGGGCTTCAGGGTTCAGGCGCTGAGCACGGATGACGGGGCTGTCTTCCATGGGGGGCAACTGGTCCAGAGGCTGGTTGAGCCCCCCCATGGCTGTCATGGGAGCGTCGTCGGCTTCCCCGCACCTTTCGTGTatgtccctgctgccccccaggaccccatgaTGCCCCTCCAGGGCTCAGCTCACCAGATGCTCCCTGGGATGCTCCCCAGGTTTCGCTACCTGCTCGCCCGGCCAACAGCGGGTGATGAGCTTCCTGCCATGGCCACCGGCAGCCACCACAAGCCAGCTGAGCCCAAGGAGGGCTGTCCTACCCCAGGGCATCACGGCCATGCCAGTGGCACCACCTCGGTCCGGGGGGACCCTGCGGcaacccccagccctgctgccttctTCCAAGCACCAACGTGGATCCTCTATTCCCACCCCACCAGCTCCATGTCACGGGTCAACATGGGGGTTCACCTGAGCACCTTCCCCAGGGACGTGGAGAGCTGGACTGAGCCATGGGTCATCTATGAGGGCCCAAGCGCTTACTCAGACCTGGCTTACATGGAGCTGCCCTACAACGAGGCCTCCATCTCTGGTGGGCTGACCATTGCTTTTGCCTGCCTTTACGAGAATGGGACACGATCACCCTACGAGCAGATCTCCTTCAGCATGTTCACACTGCGTGATGTGCTCCAGAACATCCCCCTGACAGCCACTGCTCCCCGGAgggacagcagctgcaggaagcGAGGGCGAAGGAGATGCCTCGTCTCCTAG
- the GAL3ST2 gene encoding galactose-3-O-sulfotransferase 2 isoform X2 codes for MASLPRTLPKQTWNVIACIKLYKKGAEEGHHQTGLGRTSRQARHIKCLIIFNLCLGLIFLSGFFHMKNKNYIISKSHEGLLIPSTPCDTKTNVMFLKTHKTASSTVLNIMFRFAERYNLTVALPAGQLVHLGYPNTFLAHFVEEFQAIGQNYNIMCNHLRFNPSEVQKVMAANTFYFSILRNPIPLLESSYVYYKDSVPAFRTSKDVNEYLVSPMKYYHPANYEQNIYARNIMWFDFGYDNNAEDNKKYIQAVLKEIEQNFHLILIADYFDESMILLKHALCWDLDDVIYFKLNSRSQDTVQTLTPESEERIKAWCSLDWKLYLHFNQSFWRRLEETIGLEELEKEVNHLRMRQKELIETCLSDQEAVGKDHIKNKALLPFQSGATNILGYNLKQDLDNGTLRTCQKMVMPELQYTSYLYAVQHPHKKRKQLGLPLLWTTFQERMQLPTPN; via the exons ATGGCATCTCTACCTCG GACACTGCCCAAACAAACATGGAACGTTATCGCATGCATTAAACTCTACAAGAAAGGTGCAGAAGAAGGACATCACCAGACTGGCTTAGGAAGGACCTCCAGGCAGGCAAG GCATATCAAATGTCTCATCATTTTCAACCTTTGCTTGGGACTCATCTTCCTGTCGGGATTCTTCcatatgaagaataaaaattacat AATCTCAAAGAGCCACGAGGGGCTGCTGATACCTTCCACGCCTTGTGACACCAAGACTAACGTCATGTTCCTCAAGACCCACAAGACGGCCAGCAGCACTGTCTTGAACATCATGTTCAGGTTTGCGGAGAGGTACAACCTCACCGTCGCCCTCCCAGCTGGCCAGCTCGTCCACCTGGGCTACCCAAATACCTTCCTGGCCCACTTTGTGGAGGAATTCCAAGCCATAGGACAAAACTATAACATCATGTGCAACCACCTGCGGTTTAACCCCTCAGAG GTGCAAAAGGTGATGGCAGCAAACACCTTCTACTTCTCCATCCTGAGGAACCCCATTCCTCTGCTGGAGTCTTCCTATGTCTACTACAAGGACAGTGTCCCTGCCTTCAGAACCTCCAAGGATGTAAACGAGTACCTGGTGTCACCCATGAAGTATTACCATCCAGCAAATTATGAGCAAAACATCTACGCCAGGAATATAATGTGGTTTGACTTTGGCTATGATAACAATGCAGAGGACAACAAAAAGTACATCCAGGCGGTCTTGAAGGAGATTGAACAGAACTTCCACCTGATCTTGATAGCAGACTACTTTGATGAGTCCATGATCCTCTTGAAGCACGCTTTGTGCTGGGATCTGGATGACGTGATTTACTTTAAGCTCAATTCCAGAAGCCAGGATACTGTCCAGACCTTGACTCCAGAAAGCGAGGAGCGGATAAAAGCTTGGTGCTCACTGGACTGGAAGCTCTACCTGCACTTCAACCAGAGCTTCTGGAGGAGACTTGAGGAGACCATAGGACTTGAGGAGCTGGAAAAGGAAGTGAATCACTTGCGAATGAGACAGAAGGAGCTCATAGAGACCTGTCTCTCAGACCAGGAGGCAGTGGGGAAGGATCACATCAAGAACAAAGCTCTCCTGCCTTTCCAGTCAGGGGCTACAAATATCCTTGGGTACAACCTCAAACAAGATTTAGACAATGGGACTCTCAGAACCTGCCAGAAAATGGTTATGCCAGAGCTCCAGTACACGTCCTATCTTTACGCTGTTCAACACCCGCACAAGAAGAGGAAGCAGTTAGGCTTGCCCTTGCTGTGGACCACTTTCCAGGAGAGGATGCAGCTCCCAACTCCCAACTAG
- the GAL3ST2 gene encoding galactose-3-O-sulfotransferase 2 isoform X5, which translates to MKNKNYIISKSHEGLLIPSTPCDTKTNVMFLKTHKTASSTVLNIMFRFAERYNLTVALPAGQLVHLGYPNTFLAHFVEEFQAIGQNYNIMCNHLRFNPSEVQKVMAANTFYFSILRNPIPLLESSYVYYKDSVPAFRTSKDVNEYLVSPMKYYHPANYEQNIYARNIMWFDFGYDNNAEDNKKYIQAVLKEIEQNFHLILIADYFDESMILLKHALCWDLDDVIYFKLNSRSQDTVQTLTPESEERIKAWCSLDWKLYLHFNQSFWRRLEETIGLEELEKEVNHLRMRQKELIETCLSDQEAVGKDHIKNKALLPFQSGATNILGYNLKQDLDNGTLRTCQKMVMPELQYTSYLYAVQHPHKKRKQLGLPLLWTTFQERMQLPTPN; encoded by the exons atgaagaataaaaattacat AATCTCAAAGAGCCACGAGGGGCTGCTGATACCTTCCACGCCTTGTGACACCAAGACTAACGTCATGTTCCTCAAGACCCACAAGACGGCCAGCAGCACTGTCTTGAACATCATGTTCAGGTTTGCGGAGAGGTACAACCTCACCGTCGCCCTCCCAGCTGGCCAGCTCGTCCACCTGGGCTACCCAAATACCTTCCTGGCCCACTTTGTGGAGGAATTCCAAGCCATAGGACAAAACTATAACATCATGTGCAACCACCTGCGGTTTAACCCCTCAGAG GTGCAAAAGGTGATGGCAGCAAACACCTTCTACTTCTCCATCCTGAGGAACCCCATTCCTCTGCTGGAGTCTTCCTATGTCTACTACAAGGACAGTGTCCCTGCCTTCAGAACCTCCAAGGATGTAAACGAGTACCTGGTGTCACCCATGAAGTATTACCATCCAGCAAATTATGAGCAAAACATCTACGCCAGGAATATAATGTGGTTTGACTTTGGCTATGATAACAATGCAGAGGACAACAAAAAGTACATCCAGGCGGTCTTGAAGGAGATTGAACAGAACTTCCACCTGATCTTGATAGCAGACTACTTTGATGAGTCCATGATCCTCTTGAAGCACGCTTTGTGCTGGGATCTGGATGACGTGATTTACTTTAAGCTCAATTCCAGAAGCCAGGATACTGTCCAGACCTTGACTCCAGAAAGCGAGGAGCGGATAAAAGCTTGGTGCTCACTGGACTGGAAGCTCTACCTGCACTTCAACCAGAGCTTCTGGAGGAGACTTGAGGAGACCATAGGACTTGAGGAGCTGGAAAAGGAAGTGAATCACTTGCGAATGAGACAGAAGGAGCTCATAGAGACCTGTCTCTCAGACCAGGAGGCAGTGGGGAAGGATCACATCAAGAACAAAGCTCTCCTGCCTTTCCAGTCAGGGGCTACAAATATCCTTGGGTACAACCTCAAACAAGATTTAGACAATGGGACTCTCAGAACCTGCCAGAAAATGGTTATGCCAGAGCTCCAGTACACGTCCTATCTTTACGCTGTTCAACACCCGCACAAGAAGAGGAAGCAGTTAGGCTTGCCCTTGCTGTGGACCACTTTCCAGGAGAGGATGCAGCTCCCAACTCCCAACTAG
- the GAL3ST2 gene encoding galactose-3-O-sulfotransferase 2 isoform X4 encodes MASLPRHIKCLIIFNLCLGLIFLSGFFHMKNKNYIISKSHEGLLIPSTPCDTKTNVMFLKTHKTASSTVLNIMFRFAERYNLTVALPAGQLVHLGYPNTFLAHFVEEFQAIGQNYNIMCNHLRFNPSEVQKVMAANTFYFSILRNPIPLLESSYVYYKDSVPAFRTSKDVNEYLVSPMKYYHPANYEQNIYARNIMWFDFGYDNNAEDNKKYIQAVLKEIEQNFHLILIADYFDESMILLKHALCWDLDDVIYFKLNSRSQDTVQTLTPESEERIKAWCSLDWKLYLHFNQSFWRRLEETIGLEELEKEVNHLRMRQKELIETCLSDQEAVGKDHIKNKALLPFQSGATNILGYNLKQDLDNGTLRTCQKMVMPELQYTSYLYAVQHPHKKRKQLGLPLLWTTFQERMQLPTPN; translated from the exons ATGGCATCTCTACCTCG GCATATCAAATGTCTCATCATTTTCAACCTTTGCTTGGGACTCATCTTCCTGTCGGGATTCTTCcatatgaagaataaaaattacat AATCTCAAAGAGCCACGAGGGGCTGCTGATACCTTCCACGCCTTGTGACACCAAGACTAACGTCATGTTCCTCAAGACCCACAAGACGGCCAGCAGCACTGTCTTGAACATCATGTTCAGGTTTGCGGAGAGGTACAACCTCACCGTCGCCCTCCCAGCTGGCCAGCTCGTCCACCTGGGCTACCCAAATACCTTCCTGGCCCACTTTGTGGAGGAATTCCAAGCCATAGGACAAAACTATAACATCATGTGCAACCACCTGCGGTTTAACCCCTCAGAG GTGCAAAAGGTGATGGCAGCAAACACCTTCTACTTCTCCATCCTGAGGAACCCCATTCCTCTGCTGGAGTCTTCCTATGTCTACTACAAGGACAGTGTCCCTGCCTTCAGAACCTCCAAGGATGTAAACGAGTACCTGGTGTCACCCATGAAGTATTACCATCCAGCAAATTATGAGCAAAACATCTACGCCAGGAATATAATGTGGTTTGACTTTGGCTATGATAACAATGCAGAGGACAACAAAAAGTACATCCAGGCGGTCTTGAAGGAGATTGAACAGAACTTCCACCTGATCTTGATAGCAGACTACTTTGATGAGTCCATGATCCTCTTGAAGCACGCTTTGTGCTGGGATCTGGATGACGTGATTTACTTTAAGCTCAATTCCAGAAGCCAGGATACTGTCCAGACCTTGACTCCAGAAAGCGAGGAGCGGATAAAAGCTTGGTGCTCACTGGACTGGAAGCTCTACCTGCACTTCAACCAGAGCTTCTGGAGGAGACTTGAGGAGACCATAGGACTTGAGGAGCTGGAAAAGGAAGTGAATCACTTGCGAATGAGACAGAAGGAGCTCATAGAGACCTGTCTCTCAGACCAGGAGGCAGTGGGGAAGGATCACATCAAGAACAAAGCTCTCCTGCCTTTCCAGTCAGGGGCTACAAATATCCTTGGGTACAACCTCAAACAAGATTTAGACAATGGGACTCTCAGAACCTGCCAGAAAATGGTTATGCCAGAGCTCCAGTACACGTCCTATCTTTACGCTGTTCAACACCCGCACAAGAAGAGGAAGCAGTTAGGCTTGCCCTTGCTGTGGACCACTTTCCAGGAGAGGATGCAGCTCCCAACTCCCAACTAG